From the Winogradskyella forsetii genome, the window AGCCTTAAAGTAACTGCGTTTTTATGAGCATCCAATCCTTCGGCTTCCGCCATTAATTCTATTGCTGGTCCGATGTTTTTAATGCCTTCTTCGTTTAAATTTTGAAACGTGATTTTCTTTACAAAACTATCTAACGAAACTCCACTATAATTTCTGGCATATCCATTTGTAGGTAAGGTGTGATTGGTGCCACTTGCATAATCGCCAGCACTTTCGCAACTGTATTTTCCCAAGAAGACAGAACCTGCATTAGTAATTTGTTCTATATAATCTGAAGCATTATCGGTTGCGATGATCAAATGTTCAGGCGCGTATAAATTACTGAATTCGATGCATTCGTTCATTGAGTTAAGCAGAATAGCACGACTAATTTTTAACGCTTCAGAAGCCAGATTTTTTCGAGATAATTGAGGCAGCTGCTTGTCTAATTCTTGTAGCGTTTGATTGATGATGGCCTCGTTGTCAGATAGCAAAATCACTTGACTGTCTGAACCATGTTCTGCTTGTGATAATAAATCTGCTGCAACAAATGATGGATTACTAGTTTCATCTGCAATAACCAAAACCTCACTCGGGCCGGCTGGCATATCTATAGCAACGCCTTGCTGTTGAATCAGTTCTTTTGCTTTGGTGACAAATTGGTTTCCAGGCCCGAAAATTTTATACACTTGAGGAATAGATTCCGTTCCAAAAGCCATAGCCGCAATAGCTTGTGCACCACCAGCTTTAAAGATTTTCTTTATTCCCACGAGATTTGCTGTATATAGAATAGCTGGATGTATTTGGCCTTCTTTATTTGGTGGAGAACATAAAATAATGTCTTTACAACCTGCTAATTTGGCCGGAATCCCGAGCATTAAAATTGTTGAAAATAATGGTGCGGAACCTCCTGGTATGTATAAACCAACCTTTTCAATACCAACGGATTTACGCCAGCATTTTACACCTTTGGTCGTTTCAATTAGTTGTTCTTTTTCTTTTTGTGCTGCGTGAAACTTTTCAATATTTTGCTTTGCCAGATTGATAGCCTGTTTTAAATCCTCAGGAACTTGATAAATGGCTGCCTCAATTTCGGAATTTTCAACTTTAAGTGATTCTAATTTGGTGTTGTCAAATTGCTCAGCATATTTAAATAGAGCTTTGTCTTTATGCATTTTCACGTCCTCTAGAATATCTTTAACGATGGTATCTAGGGTTTGCTGTTCCAAAACTGGTCGTTTCGCTAGCGCATTCCATTCAGGCTTATTGGGATTTTTATAGACCTTCATTACATTACCATTTTATCAATTGGAACCACTAAAATACCTTCTGCTCCTGCATTTTTAAGCGCGTCAATGCTATTCCAAAATTTTTCTTCATCAATTACGGAATGCAAGGAGCTCCAGCCTTTCTGTGCCAAAGGCAGAATTGTTGGGCTTTTCAAGACAGGTAGAATAGCTGTGACTTCATCGATTTTATCGTTCGGCACATTCATCAAAACATATCTTGAATTTTTTGCTCTTAAAACGGCTTGAATTCTGAATATGAGTTTTTCGAGAATCGCTTCTTTTTCGGCATTCAGGTTGCTATTTTTTGCCAAGACTGCTTCTGATTTTAGAATAACTTGTGTTTCTCTAAGTCCATTTTTAAATAGCGTACTTCCTGAACTCACAATGTCACAAACACCATCTGCCAATCCTATATTTGGTGCAATTTCCACAGAACCAGAAATCACATGAATATCGGCTTCAATACCATGTTCGTCTAAATAAGTTTGAAGTGTGTTAGGGTAGGAGGTTGCGATTTTTTTTCCATTAAAATAGGAGGCGTCATTCGTTTCAACTGGTTTAGGTACCGCTAACGACACTCTGCATTTGGCAAAACCAAGCTTTTCAACAACTTCTGTTTTTTTCTGTTTTTCAATAAGGATGTTCTCGCCAATAATAGCGATATCAACTACACCATCTTCAATATATTGAGGAATATCTGAATTCCGTAAATACAGGACTTCTAATGGGAAGTTACGCGCTGCAACTTTCAATTGGTCTTTGCCATTATCTATTTTAATACCGCAATCCTTTAAGAGTTTTAAGGAATCTTCGTTTAATCGACCGCTTTTCTGAATGGCAATTTTTAGCTTACTCATTTTTAAATTTTTAAGTCTGAATAAACCAAACGTTAGGCAA encodes:
- the hisD gene encoding histidinol dehydrogenase, which codes for MKVYKNPNKPEWNALAKRPVLEQQTLDTIVKDILEDVKMHKDKALFKYAEQFDNTKLESLKVENSEIEAAIYQVPEDLKQAINLAKQNIEKFHAAQKEKEQLIETTKGVKCWRKSVGIEKVGLYIPGGSAPLFSTILMLGIPAKLAGCKDIILCSPPNKEGQIHPAILYTANLVGIKKIFKAGGAQAIAAMAFGTESIPQVYKIFGPGNQFVTKAKELIQQQGVAIDMPAGPSEVLVIADETSNPSFVAADLLSQAEHGSDSQVILLSDNEAIINQTLQELDKQLPQLSRKNLASEALKISRAILLNSMNECIEFSNLYAPEHLIIATDNASDYIEQITNAGSVFLGKYSCESAGDYASGTNHTLPTNGYARNYSGVSLDSFVKKITFQNLNEEGIKNIGPAIELMAEAEGLDAHKNAVTLRLKTLK
- the hisG gene encoding ATP phosphoribosyltransferase; the encoded protein is MSKLKIAIQKSGRLNEDSLKLLKDCGIKIDNGKDQLKVAARNFPLEVLYLRNSDIPQYIEDGVVDIAIIGENILIEKQKKTEVVEKLGFAKCRVSLAVPKPVETNDASYFNGKKIATSYPNTLQTYLDEHGIEADIHVISGSVEIAPNIGLADGVCDIVSSGSTLFKNGLRETQVILKSEAVLAKNSNLNAEKEAILEKLIFRIQAVLRAKNSRYVLMNVPNDKIDEVTAILPVLKSPTILPLAQKGWSSLHSVIDEEKFWNSIDALKNAGAEGILVVPIDKMVM